The DNA segment TACTCGATCCACAAACGCCGCGCGCGCTGGTCGTCCACCAGCTCAACGACCGGATCGCCACCGACGAACGCGTCGAGTCGGTCATGCTGCCGGTGCGCGACGGCGTGACCCTAGTCCGCAAACGGTGACCTGGCTTTGCGGCGGCGCAGGCCGGCATCGATCAGCCTGCGTACGATCTCACGACTCGACGCCGGCTCAGCGCCAGCCGCGAGCGCGTCCTCGTAGTAGCGCGCGGGAATGTCGTAGTGGTCGCGATCGAAGGCCCGACGCGGCACACCAAGCCGCTCCGCGAAGGCGTGCAACTCGTCGTACGACTCGTCACTGACCAGATGCGACCACAACCGGCCCCGACCAGGCCAACGCGGCGGATCGATCAACACGACCATCCGCCCAGTATTTCAATACCTGCTACAGCGCGAAACTGTCGTACCCCCCTGCCAAATTTGGCCCCCACCCAGATCGGGTGGGGGGTGGGTTCGCGTGGAAACTTACCTAAGTTAGAAATTTGGACTTGCGTCTCACTGGTCACATCGGTCACTCCGGCCACTCGCCACTATGCAAGCAAGGCCCCCCTACTTGCGCTGGACGCACGCAAGGGGGCCTTGCGTGCGTCCTCCATCCTCGCAAATGGGGCGTTTAGCGCTACAGGGCGCAGATTCAAGATCAACTTCTAACTTATCTAAGTTTCCAACGCGAACCCACCCCCCGCCCGTTTTGGGTGGGGGCCCAGATTGGCAGGGGGTATGACAGTTTCGGGCTGTAGCGGGTAGATCGACGGGGGTGGCGTTATGCACAGGGACAGAAGGGCTGGTGGCTCCCTAGGATCGAGGTCATGACGACTATCCCGGCCGCGGCTGTCGGTGAGCTTCGCGAGCGGCTTGGTGGTGCCGTGGTGCTTGACGAGGACGTGCGGTCGGCGTACGCGCATGACGAGGCCGACCTGGTCGAGCACGGGATGCCGGCGTGCGTCGTCCACGCGCGCAGCACAAACGATGTGGTCAACACCCTGAAAACAGCCGCGAAGTATGGCATTCCGGTCGTGCCGCAGGGCGCGCTGACCGGCCTCGCCGGCGCGGCGAACGCGATCGACGGATGCGTCGCGCTGAGCCTGCGCAAGATGGACGAGATCATCGAGATCGACCCGGTCAACCGGCTCGCGGTCGTCCGGCCGGGGGTGGTCAACAAGACGCTCACCGAGGCGGTCGGCAGGCACGGCCTGCGCTATCCGCCGGATCCCGGCTCGTGGGAGAGCTCGACGATCGGCGGCAACGTCGCGACCAACGCCGGCGGCATGTGCTGCGTGAAGTACGGCGTGACGGCCGAGTACGTGCTCGGCCTGGAGGTCGTGCTGGCCGACGGCGAAGTGCTGCGGACCGGCCGGCGCACCGCCAAGGGTGTCGCCGGCTATGACCTGACCAGGCTTTTCGTCGGCAGCGAAGGCACACTCGGCGTGATCACCGAGATCACCCTGGCGCTGCGGCCGGCCAGCGAGGGCGCGCTGAGCCTGGCGGCGGTCTTCGGCGACACGGTCAGCGCCGGCGCGGCGGTGTCGGCGATCGTCGCCGACGGGCGTACGCCGAGCCTGCTGGAGATCATGGACCAGACGCTCATCCGCGCCATCGAGGACTACCGGCCGATGGACCTGCCGACCGACGCCGCCGCGCTGCTGCTCGCCGCCGTCGACGATGGCTCGAGCGCGCAGCTGGAGCGGATCGCCGAGCTGTGTACGGCGGCCGGCGCGACCGAGGTGCACGTGGCCAGCGACCCGGTCGAAGGCGAGATGCTGCTGGAGGCACGCCGGCTCGCGCATCCGGCGATGGAACGGCTCGGCCATTTCATCGTCGACGACATCGCGGTGCCGCGCTCCGCGCTCGCCGAGCTCATCGACGGCGCTCAGCGGATCGGCGAGAAACACCAGGTGAAGGTCGCGATGGTCGGCCACGCCGGAGACGGCAACATGCATCCCAACCTGATCGTCGACCGCGACGACCCCGACTCCCACCGCCGCTGCATGGCCGCCTTCGACGCGATCATGCGGCTCGGCCTCGACCTCGGCGGCACCTGCACCGGCGAGCACGGCGTCGGCATGCTCAAGAAAGGCTGGCTGGCGACCGAGATCGGACCGGTCGGCCTGCGTACGCACCGCGCCGTCAAGGCCGCCTTCGACCCGGCCGGCATTCTCAATCCCGGCAAGGTGTTCGACGCTACGGCCTAATAAGGACGGAAAAGTTCCGACGGCAAAGGGCTTATAGCCCACTTTGCGTGGGTGAATCGGTACACAGGATATTTACAACGTTGCAGCCTTGTGCGCAGAATAATGCCTGCGACCGAGGTGGGGCCGGTTGCACTCGACAAGGGGAGCGGCTAGGCGGACCCTAGGCTGCCGCGACCCACGGGCTGCGACACCTGTGGAGTCCCAATGGTCAGATCCGTCCCGCACCTGCCGGCGCTGGATCCCGCCCGGCACCAGTCAACCGCAAAACTCGGGTCACCGCAGGCGTTCGGAGCAGAACGCCGCTAGACCGACAGGCCTCGCGCTGGCCGGCGAAGTCCAGCGCCATCATCCGCCACCGAGAGCCCGCGGCCACGTGGCGCCTGTCGGGACGCCGTACGGCCGGAAACGCAGCACGACAACCGGGTCACCTGCGCAGCGACCGCGACCGCTGCCGAGGAGGAGACGTTGAGTCCGCTGGGAAGATCTCAACAGAGGCTGCCTGAGAACGTTGCCAGAAAGTCCAACTTCGCCGGTGCCGCGCTGGCCGGAGCCCCGACCAGCCCCGCCGTCGGCGGACCGCTCGGCTATCAACGCACACCGCTCGACCTGCACCAGGCGCGCGCGTCGATCACGCGGCTGCTCGGCGGCGATGTGGCTCGCGCGCTGCAGTTCAAGCTGCGGTCGATGATGGCGCCGGCCGGCACCGCCGACGCCTTCCGGATCAGCGGCGCGACCGGCGCGGTCACCCTGGAAGGCACCTCGACGGTCGCCGTGGTGTCGGCATTTCACTGGTGGTTGAAATACGTGGCACGCGGCCACATCTCGTGGACCGGTGACCGGCTGCTCCTCCCCCGGCTGCTGCCGGCGCCGGCAAGACCGATCGTCAAGACCACGCCGATGACGCACCGGTACGCGTACAACTTCTGCGTTTTTGGCTATACGACGCCTTATTGGCAGTGGCCGGAATGGCAGCGCGAGCTGGACTATCTCGCCGCTTCCGGCACCACCCTCGCGCTGTGCCTGACCGGCCAGGAGATCGTCTGGTACGAGACGCTGCGCGAGTTCGGCCTGACCGGCGAGCAGGTGCTCGGCTGGATTCCGGACGCGGCGCACGTGCCATGGCAGTGGTACGGCAGCATCTCCGCCGACGGTGGCGTGACGCTGGACTACCTGCGCCGCCGCGCTCAGCTCGGCCGGCGGATCGCCGACCGGATGCGTGACCTCGGCATCACACCGGTTTTCCCCGCTTTCATCGGCCACGTGCCCAACGACGTGTTCGCCGCCGCCAACCCGCGCGCGACTGTCGTGCCGCAGGGCGACTACGCCGGCCAGCGGCGACCGGACTGGCTGGCCTGCACCGATCCGCTCTACGCCGAGGTCGCGGCGAAGTTCTACGAATGTCAGGCCGAAAATTTCGGCGCCACGACGCATTTCTCCAACGACCTGCTGCACGAGGGCGGCACGCTCGGCGAGGTGCCGCTGAGCGAGGCCGGCCGCGCCGTACAGCGTGCGATGACCGCCGCCAACCCCGGGTCCGTCTGGGTTTTGCAGGCCTGGCAGGGAAATCCGCGGCAGGAGCTGATGACGGCCATCGACACCAGCCGGACGCTGGTGCTCGACCTGGACGCGGATGACTGTCCACAGTGGACGAAGACGGACGCGTTCTGGGGCGCGCCCTGGGCGTGGGGAAGCGTCGGCAACTTCGGTGGCCGGCTGGGGATGTTTGGCAGCGTGCACGAGCCGATGCGCACCCTGCCACGCGTACGCGCGTTGCCGCCGGAGGAGCGCGGCCGGCTGGTCGGCACCGCGCTGATGCCGGAGGGCCACCAGCACAACCCGGTGGTCGGCGACCTGTGGAGCGAGACGCCGTGGCGGCCGGCGCCGGTCGACCCGGCGCTGTGGATCCGCGATTACGCATTGCGGCGCTATGGCCGCGACGACCCGCGCGCGGCGGCCGCCTGGAACGTGCTGCTGACGACCGCGTACGCCGTGCGCGCGAGCGGTCACCGTGGCGGCGAGGGGCCGCACGAGACGCCGTTCGCGGCGATCCCGAGCCTGGAGGTGACCAACGCGTCGCCGTACGGCCCGG comes from the Fodinicola acaciae genome and includes:
- a CDS encoding DUF4031 domain-containing protein, whose translation is MVVLIDPPRWPGRGRLWSHLVSDESYDELHAFAERLGVPRRAFDRDHYDIPARYYEDALAAGAEPASSREIVRRLIDAGLRRRKARSPFAD
- a CDS encoding FAD-binding oxidoreductase, whose translation is MTTIPAAAVGELRERLGGAVVLDEDVRSAYAHDEADLVEHGMPACVVHARSTNDVVNTLKTAAKYGIPVVPQGALTGLAGAANAIDGCVALSLRKMDEIIEIDPVNRLAVVRPGVVNKTLTEAVGRHGLRYPPDPGSWESSTIGGNVATNAGGMCCVKYGVTAEYVLGLEVVLADGEVLRTGRRTAKGVAGYDLTRLFVGSEGTLGVITEITLALRPASEGALSLAAVFGDTVSAGAAVSAIVADGRTPSLLEIMDQTLIRAIEDYRPMDLPTDAAALLLAAVDDGSSAQLERIAELCTAAGATEVHVASDPVEGEMLLEARRLAHPAMERLGHFIVDDIAVPRSALAELIDGAQRIGEKHQVKVAMVGHAGDGNMHPNLIVDRDDPDSHRRCMAAFDAIMRLGLDLGGTCTGEHGVGMLKKGWLATEIGPVGLRTHRAVKAAFDPAGILNPGKVFDATA
- a CDS encoding alpha-N-acetylglucosaminidase; translation: MSPLGRSQQRLPENVARKSNFAGAALAGAPTSPAVGGPLGYQRTPLDLHQARASITRLLGGDVARALQFKLRSMMAPAGTADAFRISGATGAVTLEGTSTVAVVSAFHWWLKYVARGHISWTGDRLLLPRLLPAPARPIVKTTPMTHRYAYNFCVFGYTTPYWQWPEWQRELDYLAASGTTLALCLTGQEIVWYETLREFGLTGEQVLGWIPDAAHVPWQWYGSISADGGVTLDYLRRRAQLGRRIADRMRDLGITPVFPAFIGHVPNDVFAAANPRATVVPQGDYAGQRRPDWLACTDPLYAEVAAKFYECQAENFGATTHFSNDLLHEGGTLGEVPLSEAGRAVQRAMTAANPGSVWVLQAWQGNPRQELMTAIDTSRTLVLDLDADDCPQWTKTDAFWGAPWAWGSVGNFGGRLGMFGSVHEPMRTLPRVRALPPEERGRLVGTALMPEGHQHNPVVGDLWSETPWRPAPVDPALWIRDYALRRYGRDDPRAAAAWNVLLTTAYAVRASGHRGGEGPHETPFAAIPSLEVTNASPYGPAGPRYDLELFVPAVVELAAVHPALRGLDTYQYDLLDVTRQFLANRARLLLADIRAAYRARDRKRLAVLTNRFLHYMDLTNDLLGTGEHWLFGRWQQAARGWGRTQEERERLEVGARTILSVWTGDAFGGLHDYGNRDWHGMIADYYKPRWARYFADLAASVDTGRPPSSDPADWRAISEDWTTRTETYPARPRGDTYATVRRILNDISSEPGQGTVRVLPVKDARAGETVTVTVRFTNHDPVRPRTKVRIALPAPAGGTAAALGQSSFGTVEPGESVHARWQVEVPASGLCLTPRASYVDRRTTYTAESPLTCH